In the genome of bacterium, the window TATAGATAAAACTTTAGTTTCGGGTAATTATCATCAGGAAGAAGTAAATTTAACCATTCATAAAAGAGATTATGTGTTTGTTGTGCATGTATCTCCCTTGCTTGCCGATAATGAACAACCGGGCGTTGTGATGGTTCTTTACGATGTATCGGAACATCAAAAACTGGAAAATATGAGACGCGAATTTGTGGCCAATGTATCACACGAACTTAAAACCCCGCTTACCAGTATTTTAGGCTATGCTGAAACTTTGCAGGATGGGGCTCATCAAGATGAAAAAACCCGCCTGTCATTCATGGATAAAATTGTCCGCAATGCCAATCATCTTAAAGAATTGGTGGATGATATTTTGGAATTATCCCGAATTGAATCGGGCAAAGACGAATACCATATACAAAAAATTGAACTTAAAAAATTTATGGAAGATTTGCTGCAACTATATAAGGAAAAAGCGGCGCAGCGTAAAATTACTTTTAAGCTTTCCCTGGATAATACTGTTTCTCACCTTCACACCGATCCTCAAAGTTTACGCCAGATTTTGGGTAACCTTATTGATAATGGGATCAAGTATAACCGCGAAGAGGGCTCTTTAACAATTACAAGCCATCAAAAAGATGGTTATATTGAAATCGGGGTCAGCGATACTGGTATGGGTATTCCCAAGGAGGATGCCGAGCGGGTTTTTGAGCGTTTCTTTAGGGTAGATAAGGCTAGAAGCCGTCAGATTGAAGGAACGGGCCTGGGGCTTTCCATTGTAAAACACCTGGTTACCCGTCTTGGGGGGAGCGTAGGGGTTGATAGTGTTATTTCCCAAGGAACACGTTTTTACTTTACCCTCCCTTTGTGAACTTCTTCAGGTAGTGTCACAAACTTGTCACAAAGATGTCATCTTAAATTCTCCTCTTCATTCTATTTCGTCACACAAGTTAAACGGAAAATTCGCCACCGAATCCTGTTTAATTTTACGGCCAGGGGGCCGTAAAACCTAATTGACAAGAAAAGCCTGAATCTGTCGACAGATGGAATCTTATCCCGCTCCGCCCTCCGGGCTTCGGGGATAAGAGCCTGTAACATCTACCTGCGGCAGACGAACAGGCTCTAAGGAGAATGAAATGAAACAAACATTAAAAATGTTAGTCTTGCTGGTATTACTGGCAGGCATCGCAGGTAAGGCCCATGCCAATGGCACTCCACCGGCCTGCGATAAAGTAGGGTATGACAAGGGATTTTATTTAAAAACCTGTGACGGTGAATTTAAATTGAAATTCAACGTTCACTTACAACCTCAATATCAATTCTTATCCATCGAAGGCGGGGAAGATACCAATACTTTTCAAATCAGACGTGCTCGTTTGATTTTTAGCGGTAATGCCTTCACGGAAGATTTGACCTATAAGTTTCAATATGAAGCTATTGGTGGTCGGGATAACGCGGTAAAAGACAATGACGCTTTTGTGAACAGCTTACGCGATGCTTACTTAAACTATAAATATAACGAACAGCTTAACATCATGGTAGGGCAGGCTAAACCCCTCTTTAACCGTGAAGAGTTAACCAGTGATACCGAACAGCAGTTTATCGGTTACACCATTGCCAACGAAGTGTTCACCCACGAACGTGATATGGGTGTGTGGATTCACGGTAAGGCTTTTGAAAAGAAATTGGAATACGGCGTATTCATGACCAACGAAGGTTTAAACCGCAATAAAACCAATCAGAACAACGATTTCCTGTTTGGTGGCCGTGTGGTGTATAACATCTTAGGTAATCATGGTTACACCTTTGGTGCGGTAAAACACCCCGAAGATCACCAGTTAGCCGTGGGCGCTGCTGTTGATTACAATGCAGCCGATTCAAACGGTGGTGGCGATAAAATTATCGCAACAACCGGTGATATTGCGTACATGTATAAAAACTTTTCGGCATTTGGAGCTGGCTACTTTGCTCGTGACACAGACGCTGATGCCACCCTTTTGGGATTTAGTGGTCAAGCAGGCTACTTCATTATCCCTGAAAAATTTGAAGTGGTGGGCCGTTTTGCCGGTGTTATTCCTAAAGCCACAGGCGTGACCAATGGTTACGAAGCTGGCGGTGCCGTCAATTATTATTTTAGAGGCCATAACTTAAAGCTTACTGCTGACTATGGTATGTTGATCAATAGCGCGTTAGTACATAATGGTACTAATCAAGCTAAATCGATGTTTACCAGTTTTAATCCCGGTTTCCACCAGGATCAGACTGATCATCGGGTACGTGCGCAGTTACAGTTGTTCTTTTAATGCTTAAATAGTATTGAAGACAGAACACGGAAGATTAAAATCTTCCGTGTTCTGTTAAACTTTTAATAACTACCGAGGTAACTATGATAAAAAATAATCTTAAAGCAGCGTGTCTGGTTCTGGGATTAACCCTTGCGGGGGGTGTTCAAGCCGAGACTTCTTCTGTGGATGCTGCTATTGCTCCTTACGCCAGTGTATCGGGTGTTTCGGGCAATTTAAACAGTGTTGGTTCTGACTCGCTCAATAATCTTATGACTTTTTGGGCCGAAGGCTTTAAAGCCGTTTATCCCAATGTGAATATTCAAATTGAAGGAAAGGGTTCTTCTACTGCTCCCCCTGCTTTAATTGAAGGGACTTCCCAATTAGGACCCATGAGCCGCGAAATGAAATCCACCGAAATGGATCAATTTTCCAATAAGTTTGGTTATAAGCCAACCGAGATTAAGGTGGCTGTGGATTCTTTAGGTGTTTTTGTTAATAAAGATAATCCGATCGAATGTTTAACCTTAACCCAGGTTGATTCCATTTTTTCGTCTACCTATAAAAGAGGTGGACAACCTGCCGAAAAATGGGGTGATGTAGGTGCGACCGGCGTTTGGAAAGATAAGCCTATTTCTCTTTATGGCCGTAACTCTGCTTCGGGTACCTACGGTTACTTTAAAGAACATGTTTTAAGCAAAGGCGATTATAAGCCAACCGTTAAAGAACAACCGGGCTCTTCCTCCGTTGTGCAAGGTGTAGCCAGCGACTTGGGTGGCATTGGTTACTCGGGCATTGGTTATAAAACTTCTGATGTAAAGGCCATTAAAATTGATGCCGGTAAAGGTTGTGTAGAGCCTAGCAGCACCACAGCTTTAAATGGCAGCTATGGAATCTCTCGTTTCTTGTATGTTTACTTCAACAAGAAACCTACAGGTTCAATGGATGTGTTAATAAAAGAATTCTTAAAATACACCTTGTCTAAACAAGGGCAGGAAATCACCATAAAAGATGGTTATTATGCTTTGCCGGCTTCCATTGTAGAAAAAGAAATGACCAAGCTTAAATAAGCTTGTTTTTCTCCTTTTATTTAGTTCCCACGGGCCTTATAAAGGCCCGTGGGAATTTGCTTTTTACCCCTACTTTTGCAGCTAACATGAAATGAATTTTTTTCTTGGATATTTCGGTTTTATGGCTAAAAAGGGTATAACTATGCAACAAAACCGATTCACCCCCTCTAAAAAAGTTATCTTAATTGATCGGTTCATGTCGCATTTTATCAAAGTGGGTGGTTTAGGCCTTATTGCCGCCGTTCTTGGAATTTTTCTTTTTATTTTTTTCCAGATTTTACCTCTTTTTAAAGGCGCATCTATTAAGCGTTTATATTCTTATACTCTTCCTCAAGCCTCTTACACAACACTGGGTGCCGACGAATGGGGAGAAAAGCCTTTTTTATTGGTGGGGCTAAATAAAATTCTATTTTTAGATAGCGAGACAGGAAAGGTTACTTCAAAGGTTTTGGCCCCCGAAGGCTTTACAGGTAATATTATTAAAACTTCTTACGATAATGAGAGTCAGTCGTTTTTACATCTTACTTCCACTGGCGAGTTTTTTATTAGTAAAATTATCTACGAAGCCCAATACAACGGTGAAAAACGCAGTATTATAAGTAGTGTTGACTATTCTGCGCTTTATCCCATGGGAGGAATTTTAAGTCAGGATATTGTCGATTTGTCTTTTGGTTGGAGTAGCGATGAGCCCACCGTGGCTTTTATATCTAAACAAAATGGTTCTATTAGTGTTGAAACTGTTAATTTAAGCCGCTCACAAAGTCTTATGTCGGAGGGTGAGCTTGAAGTGGCTTCGCATGATAATTTAACGGCAAATCTTGAAGGAACACCCGATAAAATTAGGCTTAGCGCTACAGGTGATATTTTGGTGATTCTTACAAAAGAGGGGCATGTTTTTTATTTTCAGAAAAATGATCATTCCTTTTCACTTATCCAAAAATTTGTTCCGTTTGAAAATCAAAGTCAGCGTGCCGTGAGTTCGATGGAATTTATTTTAGGAGGTGTTTCATTGTCATTTGTATCTGAAGATGGCTCTCATGTAATCTATTCTCTTTTAATTCCCAAAGGAGAAAATAAGCGCCTTTTTGTGCAAACCAAAAATTTTGATAAGCTACCATCGTTGTTTACTTCTTTTTCTAAAAGTTTGCGTAATAAAGCACTTTTGTTATCGGGGGAGCATCATCTCTCGCTTCGTTACGCAACAACTGAACAGATTAGGCTTGAAAAATATATTCCTGACAGAAAAGTAAAAATAGCTTCATTATCCACTAAATATGACAAACTTCTGATGCTAGATGATAAAAGTGTGTTAACGGTGTACCGCCTAAAAGATCCTCATCCTGAAGGTGGATGGAGAGCATTTTTTGGAAAAATATGGTACGAAGGAGCCAACGAACCTGGATATACGTGGCAATCTTCGGGAGGTAGTGATTCGTTTGAAGCAAAGCTTTCGTTAGTACCTTTAATTGTGGGTACTTTAAAAGGGACTTTTTATGCGCTTCTTTTTGCCGTTCCCATTGCGCTTTTGGCTGCCGTTTATACCTCCGAATTTCTACATCCCCGTTTTAGA includes:
- a CDS encoding OprO/OprP family phosphate-selective porin is translated as MKQTLKMLVLLVLLAGIAGKAHANGTPPACDKVGYDKGFYLKTCDGEFKLKFNVHLQPQYQFLSIEGGEDTNTFQIRRARLIFSGNAFTEDLTYKFQYEAIGGRDNAVKDNDAFVNSLRDAYLNYKYNEQLNIMVGQAKPLFNREELTSDTEQQFIGYTIANEVFTHERDMGVWIHGKAFEKKLEYGVFMTNEGLNRNKTNQNNDFLFGGRVVYNILGNHGYTFGAVKHPEDHQLAVGAAVDYNAADSNGGGDKIIATTGDIAYMYKNFSAFGAGYFARDTDADATLLGFSGQAGYFIIPEKFEVVGRFAGVIPKATGVTNGYEAGGAVNYYFRGHNLKLTADYGMLINSALVHNGTNQAKSMFTSFNPGFHQDQTDHRVRAQLQLFF
- a CDS encoding PstS family phosphate ABC transporter substrate-binding protein — encoded protein: MIKNNLKAACLVLGLTLAGGVQAETSSVDAAIAPYASVSGVSGNLNSVGSDSLNNLMTFWAEGFKAVYPNVNIQIEGKGSSTAPPALIEGTSQLGPMSREMKSTEMDQFSNKFGYKPTEIKVAVDSLGVFVNKDNPIECLTLTQVDSIFSSTYKRGGQPAEKWGDVGATGVWKDKPISLYGRNSASGTYGYFKEHVLSKGDYKPTVKEQPGSSSVVQGVASDLGGIGYSGIGYKTSDVKAIKIDAGKGCVEPSSTTALNGSYGISRFLYVYFNKKPTGSMDVLIKEFLKYTLSKQGQEITIKDGYYALPASIVEKEMTKLK
- a CDS encoding ABC transporter permease subunit, which codes for MQQNRFTPSKKVILIDRFMSHFIKVGGLGLIAAVLGIFLFIFFQILPLFKGASIKRLYSYTLPQASYTTLGADEWGEKPFLLVGLNKILFLDSETGKVTSKVLAPEGFTGNIIKTSYDNESQSFLHLTSTGEFFISKIIYEAQYNGEKRSIISSVDYSALYPMGGILSQDIVDLSFGWSSDEPTVAFISKQNGSISVETVNLSRSQSLMSEGELEVASHDNLTANLEGTPDKIRLSATGDILVILTKEGHVFYFQKNDHSFSLIQKFVPFENQSQRAVSSMEFILGGVSLSFVSEDGSHVIYSLLIPKGENKRLFVQTKNFDKLPSLFTSFSKSLRNKALLLSGEHHLSLRYATTEQIRLEKYIPDRKVKIASLSTKYDKLLMLDDKSVLTVYRLKDPHPEGGWRAFFGKIWYEGANEPGYTWQSSGGSDSFEAKLSLVPLIVGTLKGTFYALLFAVPIALLAAVYTSEFLHPRFRAFIKPTLEIMASLPSVILGFLAALWLAPLVEARVPSLVMVVLLLPFIAMGWGYFWSKLPVEKRSWLKQGNEVFLLIPVVIIGGIIAWNLGPVLEHLIFYVHDAHTGEKIADFRKWWVEVTGLTFEQRNSLVVGFIMGFAVIPLIFTITDDSLSNVPRSLRSASLACGASRWQTAWKVVLPAASAGIFSAIMIGFGRAVGETMIVLMATGNTPIMDWNIFSGMRTLSANLAVELPEAPFQGTLYRTLYLGAFVLFIMTFVVNTIADVMRQIIRKKYKML